One Bacillus sp. 1780r2a1 DNA segment encodes these proteins:
- a CDS encoding polysaccharide biosynthesis protein — protein MQKKSNVLVLLNGAVILTLAGLFTKILSASYRIPYHHIAGDVGFYIYQQVYPLYGIILQISTYGFPVIISKLVSEYMANNQRNQAIQVIQVSFLFLSILSFVLFGLQYGFAENIATLMGDKQLTLLIQIISFSFLFVPFVASIRGYYQGLNEMLPTAVSQVSEQTIRVATILLLAFVLVKNNYNPYIVGAGAIFGSVVGITFSLMVLIFFLFRNRIVNTWGFSKQTFAGASPIFKKIAIQGIIICISGMGLLLIQLIDSFTLYPSLLTSGIDAEKAKGMKGVYDRGVPLIQLGTVVGTAFSLSLVPVISSAIAQNDWAFVKSKVNVSIKLSLVVGVGASCGLAGLMEPINHMLYGNMEGSQVLQILSMLVIFTTISATIAAVLQGVGRMKAPVYAICIGVVIKILLNMWLVPIMYTEGAAISSAVSFLIITVMNSVFLYRALGQKNKLIRHAIKIIAVGLLMLMVLRGYLWTMNGILDAHSSRALNVGIALLGVVFGGVFYLVLIIKSNTFTKSELRDVPLGKSIIKYIL, from the coding sequence ATGCAGAAGAAATCAAATGTTTTAGTGTTATTAAATGGCGCTGTTATCTTAACTTTAGCTGGTCTTTTTACAAAGATACTAAGTGCTAGTTATCGCATTCCATATCATCATATTGCAGGTGATGTTGGCTTTTATATTTATCAACAGGTATATCCTTTATATGGAATTATTCTGCAAATTAGTACGTACGGGTTTCCCGTCATTATTTCAAAGCTGGTCTCAGAATATATGGCAAACAATCAAAGGAATCAAGCCATCCAAGTTATTCAAGTTAGCTTTTTGTTTTTGAGCATTTTAAGTTTTGTGCTTTTTGGTTTGCAGTATGGGTTCGCAGAAAATATTGCGACTTTAATGGGAGATAAACAGTTAACGCTATTAATTCAAATTATTTCATTTTCTTTTCTATTTGTTCCATTTGTAGCGAGTATTCGAGGGTACTATCAGGGGTTAAATGAAATGCTCCCAACAGCTGTTTCCCAGGTATCAGAACAAACGATTCGCGTAGCCACAATTTTGCTATTAGCTTTTGTACTCGTTAAAAACAACTACAATCCTTATATAGTAGGTGCAGGAGCAATTTTTGGTTCAGTTGTAGGTATTACTTTTTCGTTAATGGTACTCATTTTCTTTTTATTTCGAAATCGTATAGTTAATACATGGGGCTTCTCAAAACAAACGTTTGCTGGAGCATCTCCAATTTTTAAAAAAATAGCCATTCAAGGAATCATCATTTGTATTAGCGGGATGGGGCTGCTGTTAATTCAACTTATTGATTCCTTTACCTTATATCCTTCTCTCCTTACAAGCGGAATTGATGCTGAAAAAGCTAAGGGAATGAAAGGTGTCTATGATCGAGGTGTTCCTTTAATTCAGCTTGGAACGGTTGTTGGAACGGCATTTTCACTTTCACTTGTTCCGGTTATATCTTCAGCTATCGCTCAAAATGATTGGGCATTCGTAAAAAGTAAGGTTAACGTTTCAATTAAGCTTTCGTTGGTTGTTGGTGTTGGTGCATCTTGTGGACTAGCAGGCTTAATGGAACCTATTAACCATATGTTATACGGAAACATGGAAGGTTCACAGGTGCTTCAAATTTTAAGTATGCTCGTCATTTTTACGACGATTTCCGCTACTATAGCTGCTGTACTGCAAGGGGTTGGTCGAATGAAAGCACCTGTATACGCCATTTGCATCGGTGTCGTTATTAAAATTTTGCTTAATATGTGGCTTGTGCCTATTATGTATACAGAAGGTGCCGCGATTTCGTCTGCTGTTAGCTTTTTAATTATTACCGTTATGAACAGCGTATTTTTGTATAGAGCACTTGGCCAAAAAAATAAGCTTATTCGTCATGCAATAAAGATTATAGCAGTCGGTCTCTTAATGCTGATGGTATTAAGAGGGTATTTATGGACAATGAATGGTATACTAGATGCACATTCGAGTAGAGCGCTAAATGTCGGTATAGCACTGTTAGGTGTTGTATTTGGCGGGGTTTTTTATTTGGTTTTGATTATTAAGAGCAATACTTTTACAAAAAGTGAATTAAGAGACGTTCCGCTAGGGAAGTCAATTATAAAGTACATTTTATAG
- the yabP gene encoding sporulation protein YabP codes for MSQFYEMGSANKDQTPNHDLVMKGRRLLDITGVKQVESFDNEEFLLETVMGFLSVRGQNLQMKNLDVEKGIVSIKGKIFDIVYLDENQSEKAKGFFSKLFR; via the coding sequence ATGAGTCAATTTTACGAAATGGGCAGTGCAAATAAAGATCAAACTCCAAATCATGATTTAGTAATGAAGGGGAGACGCCTCTTAGATATTACCGGAGTCAAGCAAGTAGAGAGTTTTGACAATGAAGAATTTTTACTGGAAACTGTGATGGGATTTTTATCTGTACGAGGTCAAAACCTTCAGATGAAAAATTTGGATGTTGAAAAAGGAATTGTATCGATAAAAGGAAAAATCTTTGATATAGTTTACTTAGATGAGAACCAATCGGAGAAAGCTAAAGGATTCTTTAGTAAGTTGTTTCGATGA
- a CDS encoding S1 domain-containing RNA-binding protein: MSIEVGSKLQGKVTGITNFGAFVELPGGTTGLVHISEVADNYVKDINDHLKVGDEVEVKVINVEKDGKIGLSIKKAVDRPERPERPERPERPARAPRSDRPRDSHRPQRNNRGGGNDFRSKETFEQKMNRFLKDSEERLSSLKRHTESKRGGRGAKRG; this comes from the coding sequence ATGTCAATTGAAGTAGGCAGCAAGTTACAGGGAAAGGTAACAGGTATTACAAACTTTGGAGCTTTTGTTGAGCTTCCAGGGGGAACAACAGGCTTAGTTCATATTAGTGAAGTAGCTGATAACTATGTAAAAGACATTAACGACCATTTAAAAGTCGGCGATGAAGTTGAAGTAAAGGTTATTAACGTAGAGAAAGATGGAAAGATTGGCCTTTCAATTAAGAAGGCTGTAGATCGTCCAGAGAGACCAGAACGTCCAGAGCGACCAGAGAGACCAGCGCGTGCACCACGTTCTGACAGACCTCGTGACTCACATCGCCCACAGCGTAATAATCGCGGTGGTGGTAATGACTTCCGTTCAAAAGAAACGTTTGAACAAAAAATGAATCGTTTCTTAAAAGATAGTGAAGAACGTTTATCTTCCCTAAAACGCCATACAGAATCAAAACGTGGCGGACGCGGCGCGAAACGCGGCTAA
- a CDS encoding septum formation initiator family protein yields MSAERKKNVTKLNTEYSQQQQSLKKQTDRKRIGLIRRLTFFGVLALLIGVGIVTTLITQASAIENKKAEKEKLEQQLTKLESKEKQLESEIVKLNDDEYIKKIARRDYFLSEDGEIIFNIKKD; encoded by the coding sequence ATGAGTGCTGAACGTAAGAAAAATGTAACAAAGTTAAATACAGAATATAGTCAACAACAACAAAGTCTTAAAAAACAAACAGATCGAAAGCGCATTGGCTTAATTAGACGTCTAACTTTCTTTGGTGTTTTAGCTCTGCTTATTGGTGTAGGTATCGTTACAACGTTGATTACTCAAGCATCAGCTATTGAAAATAAAAAAGCTGAAAAAGAAAAGTTAGAACAACAATTAACAAAACTTGAAAGCAAAGAAAAGCAGCTTGAGTCTGAAATTGTTAAGTTAAATGATGATGAGTATATTAAAAAAATTGCGAGAAGAGATTACTTCTTATCAGAAGACGGTGAGATTATCTTTAACATCAAAAAAGACTAA
- the spoVT gene encoding stage V sporulation protein T → MKATGIVRRIDDLGRVVIPKEIRRTLRIREGDPLEIFVDRDGEVILKKYSPISELSDFAKEYGEALYDSLGHPVLICDRDTFIAIAGISKKEYLNKNISSLVESTMESRSSTLVTEGKSLEFVDGHEEAISSYTIGPIIANGDPIGAVILFSKEKSLGEVEHKAAETAAGFLSRQMEQ, encoded by the coding sequence ATGAAAGCAACAGGTATTGTTCGTCGTATTGATGATTTAGGGCGTGTCGTAATTCCAAAGGAAATTCGAAGAACGCTCCGTATTCGTGAAGGTGATCCATTAGAGATTTTTGTTGATCGTGATGGAGAAGTCATTTTGAAAAAGTATTCACCAATCAGTGAGTTAAGTGATTTTGCTAAAGAATATGGTGAAGCTCTTTACGATAGCCTAGGTCATCCAGTATTAATTTGTGATCGCGATACATTTATTGCTATTGCAGGTATTTCAAAAAAAGAGTACTTAAATAAAAACATCAGCTCTCTAGTTGAGTCTACAATGGAAAGCAGAAGTTCAACGTTAGTGACAGAAGGCAAGAGCTTAGAGTTCGTTGATGGGCATGAAGAAGCAATTTCATCTTATACAATTGGTCCGATTATTGCGAATGGGGACCCGATTGGAGCGGTAATTCTCTTTTCAAAAGAGAAATCGCTTGGTGAAGTAGAGCATAAAGCAGCTGAAACGGCTGCAGGTTTCTTATCTCGTCAAATGGAGCAATAA
- the mfd gene encoding transcription-repair coupling factor, translating into MKGIIQRFVENNEINTIVNSLKEGLKEQLITGISGSARSVLMGLLNENEGYPLLVVTHNLFQAQKVYEDLVHLLPSKDVFLYPVNDLVATEVGIASPELKAQRIEALNHWSHKQSGIVVTTVSGVRKILPPKARWEQTQLVFQSGHDIDVDHHLQKLIQLGYERVSMVSAPGDFSVRGGIIDIYPLTEELPVRIELFDTEIDSIRTFTLEDQRSQKQLDEISIGPATEFIFSEDELKDGTVELEKRLSDSLAKVKDKTIKERLVENIQGEIEQLKQGQSLDNMFKYLSLFYKQPASLLDYLPEGGVVIFDETTRIQETSEQLDNEEGEWVTELLGQGQIVRDVQLSHPLAGLIQSTPHQLIYTSLFLKHVSYTNPQNIVTISYKQMQQFYGQMNLLKGEIERWKKANYTIVMLGADRERVTKLEGVLADYDIEAAILDGDGQLMPGIVQVIEGDLQAGFELPMQKLAVLTEEELFKKRVKKTKRRQKLSNAERIKSYSELNVGDYVVHVNHGIGRYLGMETLEINGNHKDYIHIKYEGSDKLYVPVEQIDQVQKYVGSEGKEPKVYKLGGNDWKKVKRKVESSVQDIADDLIKLYAEREASKGYAFSPDGDLQREFELSFPYQETEDQLRSIQEIKKDMEKERPMDRLLCGDVGYGKTEVAIRSAFKSVTDGKQVAILVPTTILAQQHFETIRERFQDYPINIGLLSRFRSRKQQQETIKGLKDGTVDVVIGTHRLLSKDVIYKDLGLLIIDEEQRFGVTHKEKIKQMKANVDVLTLTATPIPRTLHMSMLGVRDLSVIETPPENRFPVQTYVVEYNPVLVREAIERELARDGQVYFLYNRVEDIERKAEEISMLVPDARVTYAHGKMNETELEAVILSFLEGEYDVLVSTTIIETGVDIPNVNTLIVNYADKMGLSQLYQLRGRVGRSNRVAYAYFTYHKDKVLTEVAEKRLQAIKEFTELGSGFKIAMRDLSIRGAGNLLGAQQHGFIDSVGFDLYSQMLKEAIEERRGTDEQKKKVQVEINLDLDAYIPDQYITDGRLKIEMYKRFRAIETFDDIQDLQDEMIDRFGEYPVEVMHLFTVAETKVYANTNLVESITQSKQDVTILLSEEASATVDGQKLFMLGNEFGRMVSLGMEGKKVKVVINTKGLAQKEWLKIVHHLTRDLAKVKKEQVPN; encoded by the coding sequence TTGAAAGGGATTATACAACGTTTTGTTGAGAATAATGAAATAAATACAATTGTTAATAGCTTAAAAGAAGGTCTAAAAGAACAATTAATAACAGGAATTTCTGGTTCAGCACGTTCAGTTTTGATGGGATTGCTGAATGAAAACGAAGGCTATCCGTTATTAGTGGTTACCCATAACTTATTTCAGGCTCAAAAGGTGTATGAAGATTTAGTACATCTTTTACCGAGCAAAGATGTGTTTCTCTATCCGGTTAATGATCTTGTAGCAACAGAAGTAGGAATTGCTAGTCCAGAGTTAAAAGCACAAAGGATTGAAGCGCTAAATCATTGGAGTCATAAACAATCTGGTATTGTTGTAACAACCGTATCAGGAGTAAGAAAAATCCTTCCACCTAAAGCCAGATGGGAACAAACTCAGTTAGTATTTCAAAGCGGTCATGATATTGATGTTGACCATCATTTGCAAAAGTTAATTCAACTAGGATATGAACGGGTGTCAATGGTTTCAGCTCCAGGGGATTTTAGCGTACGTGGGGGAATTATTGATATTTACCCGTTAACGGAGGAACTTCCTGTTCGAATTGAGCTTTTTGATACTGAAATTGATTCTATTCGTACTTTTACGCTTGAAGACCAGCGTTCTCAAAAGCAACTAGATGAAATTAGCATTGGGCCTGCTACAGAGTTCATTTTTTCAGAGGATGAGTTAAAAGATGGAACAGTCGAGCTTGAAAAGCGTTTAAGTGATAGCTTAGCCAAAGTAAAAGACAAAACCATAAAGGAAAGACTGGTTGAAAACATTCAAGGGGAAATTGAACAATTAAAACAAGGACAGTCATTAGATAACATGTTTAAGTACTTGTCTCTGTTCTATAAGCAGCCCGCTAGTTTGCTAGATTATCTTCCAGAAGGTGGAGTTGTTATCTTTGATGAGACAACTCGCATTCAAGAGACTTCCGAACAACTAGATAATGAAGAAGGTGAATGGGTAACAGAGCTTTTGGGACAAGGTCAGATTGTGCGAGATGTACAGCTTTCACATCCGTTGGCAGGGTTAATTCAATCGACACCGCATCAGCTCATTTATACATCTTTATTTCTAAAGCATGTTTCATATACAAACCCGCAAAATATCGTGACTATTTCATATAAGCAAATGCAACAGTTCTATGGGCAGATGAATTTGTTAAAAGGCGAAATTGAGCGATGGAAAAAAGCAAACTACACAATTGTTATGCTTGGAGCAGACCGTGAACGAGTTACTAAATTAGAAGGTGTATTAGCTGATTATGATATTGAAGCCGCTATCTTAGACGGTGATGGCCAGCTAATGCCAGGAATTGTTCAAGTTATTGAAGGAGATCTTCAAGCTGGGTTTGAACTGCCAATGCAAAAGCTCGCAGTGTTAACAGAAGAGGAACTGTTTAAAAAGCGTGTGAAAAAGACAAAAAGACGTCAAAAACTATCTAATGCTGAGCGTATTAAGAGCTATTCTGAGTTAAATGTTGGCGACTATGTTGTGCACGTCAATCACGGAATTGGTCGATACTTAGGTATGGAGACTCTTGAAATAAATGGAAATCATAAAGATTATATTCATATTAAATATGAGGGCTCTGATAAATTATATGTTCCTGTTGAACAAATCGATCAGGTGCAAAAATACGTTGGGTCTGAAGGCAAAGAGCCAAAAGTATATAAATTAGGTGGTAACGATTGGAAGAAGGTTAAACGTAAAGTAGAATCTTCTGTCCAAGATATTGCTGATGATTTAATTAAACTGTATGCAGAGCGTGAAGCTAGCAAAGGATACGCTTTTTCTCCAGATGGAGATCTACAGCGTGAATTTGAACTTTCATTTCCATATCAAGAAACTGAAGACCAGCTTCGTTCTATTCAAGAAATCAAAAAGGATATGGAAAAAGAACGTCCAATGGATCGCTTACTATGTGGGGACGTTGGATATGGAAAGACGGAAGTCGCTATTCGTTCTGCTTTTAAATCGGTTACAGATGGGAAGCAAGTCGCAATACTGGTACCAACAACGATTCTAGCTCAACAGCACTTTGAAACGATTCGAGAAAGATTTCAAGACTATCCAATTAATATTGGGCTTTTAAGCCGCTTTAGAAGTCGAAAGCAGCAGCAAGAAACAATTAAAGGTTTAAAGGACGGTACGGTTGACGTTGTAATTGGAACCCATCGTTTATTATCAAAAGATGTAATATATAAAGACTTAGGATTACTAATCATTGATGAAGAGCAACGTTTTGGCGTAACTCATAAAGAGAAAATCAAGCAAATGAAAGCAAATGTAGATGTACTAACGCTAACTGCTACGCCAATTCCACGTACGCTGCACATGTCAATGCTAGGTGTCAGGGATTTATCGGTCATTGAAACTCCGCCTGAAAATCGCTTTCCTGTTCAAACTTATGTGGTAGAGTATAATCCTGTATTAGTTCGTGAAGCAATAGAACGAGAGTTGGCTCGAGATGGCCAGGTATATTTTTTATACAACAGGGTTGAAGATATTGAAAGAAAAGCTGAAGAAATTTCGATGTTAGTACCTGATGCTCGCGTAACGTATGCTCATGGTAAGATGAATGAAACAGAACTAGAAGCTGTTATTTTAAGTTTTTTAGAAGGCGAATATGATGTGTTGGTTAGTACAACAATTATTGAAACAGGTGTTGATATTCCAAACGTTAACACACTTATTGTTAATTATGCAGATAAAATGGGATTATCGCAGCTGTACCAGCTGAGAGGGCGTGTGGGACGTTCTAACCGCGTTGCCTACGCATATTTTACGTATCATAAAGATAAAGTATTGACAGAAGTCGCTGAGAAAAGGTTACAAGCAATTAAAGAGTTTACAGAGCTTGGTTCAGGATTTAAGATTGCAATGCGTGACTTATCTATTCGAGGTGCCGGAAACCTTCTCGGGGCACAGCAACATGGATTTATTGATTCAGTTGGTTTTGATTTATATTCCCAAATGCTTAAGGAAGCTATTGAGGAACGACGCGGCACCGATGAGCAGAAAAAGAAAGTACAAGTTGAAATTAATCTGGACCTAGATGCATATATACCGGATCAATACATTACAGATGGACGTTTGAAAATTGAAATGTACAAGCGCTTCCGTGCTATTGAAACGTTTGACGATATTCAAGACTTACAAGATGAGATGATTGATCGTTTTGGTGAATACCCAGTTGAAGTGATGCATTTATTTACGGTAGCTGAAACAAAAGTATATGCCAATACGAACCTAGTGGAATCCATTACTCAATCAAAACAAGACGTTACAATTTTATTATCTGAAGAAGCTAGCGCCACTGTGGACGGTCAAAAACTATTTATGTTAGGTAATGAGTTTGGCAGAATGGTTAGCCTAGGTATGGAAGGAAAGAAAGTGAAGGTTGTTATTAATACAAAAGGCCTTGCACAAAAAGAATGGTTAAAAATTGTTCACCATTTAACACGTGATTTAGCAAAAGTTAAGAAAGAACAAGTTCCAAATTGA
- the mazG gene encoding nucleoside triphosphate pyrophosphohydrolase gives MANKITIVGLGAGDLNQLPVGIYRLLQQKNNVFLRTKEHPVVKALEEEGFVYQSFDNVYESFDTFDDVYESITKQLLEQSKNGEILYAVPGHPLVAERTVQLLLQNREGVEVDVKGGQSFLDPIFTSLKIDPIEGFQLLDGTALQRDEIRLQQHILIGQVYDQFVASDVKLTLMEQLPDEYEVYIVTAAGSSDEHIQKVKLYELDHGMELNNLTTIYVPPVKDSTLLYHQFEELRRIIAVLRGPNGCPWDKKQTHESLKRYLIEEAYELLDAIDQQDDDHIVEELGDVLLQVMLHAQIGEDEGMFTIEDVISTVAEKMVRRHPHVFSDVRADNEEEVLQNWDEIKKQEKGEEPASLLDDVPSAMPSLMRAYKYQKAAAKVGFDWETSEPMWDKVKEELQEFEEEVQAQNLEEMSNEFGDLLFALVNVARYYKIDPETAVAKTNEKFGARFRYIEEQVKKSGHSFANFTLEELDQFWNEAKKIGL, from the coding sequence ATGGCTAATAAAATAACCATTGTTGGTTTGGGTGCAGGAGACCTTAATCAGCTTCCAGTAGGAATTTATCGCTTGTTACAACAAAAAAACAACGTATTTTTACGAACAAAAGAACACCCAGTTGTTAAAGCGTTAGAAGAGGAGGGTTTTGTATATCAATCCTTTGATAATGTTTATGAATCCTTTGATACATTCGATGATGTATACGAGAGCATTACAAAACAACTGTTAGAACAGTCTAAGAATGGAGAAATTCTTTATGCTGTTCCTGGGCATCCACTAGTTGCTGAGCGAACAGTTCAACTATTATTACAAAATAGAGAAGGGGTAGAGGTGGATGTAAAAGGCGGTCAAAGCTTTCTAGACCCTATCTTTACCTCGTTGAAAATTGACCCGATTGAAGGATTTCAACTTTTAGATGGTACTGCGCTTCAACGAGATGAAATAAGGTTACAGCAGCATATCTTAATCGGACAAGTATATGATCAGTTTGTAGCTTCTGATGTAAAACTTACGTTAATGGAACAGCTACCAGATGAATATGAAGTATATATTGTAACAGCAGCAGGTAGCTCAGATGAGCATATTCAAAAGGTTAAACTTTATGAGCTTGACCATGGGATGGAGCTCAATAATTTAACAACGATTTATGTTCCACCTGTAAAAGATTCGACCTTGTTATATCATCAATTCGAAGAGCTTCGCCGTATTATCGCAGTGCTGAGGGGACCAAATGGGTGTCCATGGGATAAAAAACAAACGCATGAATCATTAAAGCGTTATTTAATCGAAGAGGCTTATGAACTGCTAGATGCTATCGATCAACAGGATGACGATCATATTGTTGAAGAGCTAGGAGATGTTCTGCTACAAGTAATGCTACATGCTCAAATTGGTGAAGATGAAGGGATGTTTACCATTGAGGATGTAATTTCTACCGTAGCAGAAAAAATGGTTAGACGTCACCCACATGTATTTAGCGATGTAAGAGCAGATAATGAAGAAGAGGTTCTCCAAAACTGGGATGAAATCAAAAAGCAAGAAAAAGGAGAAGAGCCAGCTTCATTATTAGATGATGTGCCTTCTGCTATGCCTAGCTTAATGAGAGCATATAAGTATCAAAAGGCAGCTGCTAAAGTTGGATTCGATTGGGAAACGAGTGAGCCGATGTGGGATAAAGTAAAAGAAGAGCTTCAGGAATTTGAAGAAGAAGTGCAGGCACAGAATCTAGAAGAAATGAGTAATGAGTTTGGGGATCTTTTATTTGCGTTAGTAAACGTAGCTCGCTACTATAAGATTGATCCGGAAACCGCAGTAGCTAAAACAAATGAAAAATTTGGTGCGCGCTTTCGCTATATTGAAGAGCAGGTAAAGAAATCTGGTCATTCATTTGCAAACTTTACTTTAGAAGAGCTAGATCAATTTTGGAATGAAGCGAAAAAAATAGGTTTGTAA
- a CDS encoding RNA-binding S4 domain-containing protein yields MRLDKFLKVSRLIKRRTLAKEISDKGRISINGIVAKASSNVKVGDELAIQFGTKIVTVKVETLQENAKKEEAANLYSLVKEEKVTNS; encoded by the coding sequence ATGAGATTAGATAAGTTCTTAAAGGTATCTCGTCTAATTAAACGTCGTACGTTAGCAAAAGAGATTTCAGACAAAGGAAGAATTTCTATTAATGGGATCGTTGCAAAAGCAAGCTCAAACGTAAAAGTAGGTGATGAGTTAGCCATTCAATTTGGGACAAAGATTGTGACAGTAAAAGTAGAAACTCTTCAAGAAAACGCTAAGAAAGAAGAAGCTGCAAATTTATACTCTTTAGTAAAAGAAGAAAAAGTAACAAACTCATAA
- the yabQ gene encoding spore cortex biosynthesis protein YabQ: MSLNIQFYTMLAMISMGGCIGASLDTYRYFVNRAQTVRWFVFISDLLFWVVQALLIFYVLFLVNEGELRFYAFLALLCGFAAYQSLIQSIYLKALKFIVSSVLAVYRALLTILIIILVKPARMLLRCIIALGLLCYRFGYSLVSFILKVIFLPIRWIFLVFWRIMPKSVRRFLQRCFTYLEGVFQRVKNTIMRAVSWLNTFKNKEDD; the protein is encoded by the coding sequence ATGAGCCTTAATATACAATTCTATACTATGCTTGCAATGATTTCGATGGGTGGATGTATTGGAGCATCACTGGATACATATCGCTACTTTGTAAATCGGGCTCAAACAGTAAGGTGGTTTGTCTTTATTAGCGACTTACTGTTTTGGGTAGTTCAAGCATTACTCATCTTTTACGTGTTATTTTTAGTTAATGAAGGTGAGTTAAGGTTTTATGCATTTCTTGCCTTATTATGTGGATTTGCAGCTTATCAAAGCTTAATCCAATCTATTTATTTAAAGGCTTTAAAATTTATTGTTTCAAGTGTATTAGCCGTTTATCGAGCCTTACTAACGATTCTTATTATTATATTGGTCAAGCCTGCTCGAATGCTGTTAAGGTGTATAATTGCTTTAGGCTTATTATGTTATCGCTTTGGATATAGCCTTGTTTCATTTATACTAAAGGTGATTTTTCTACCAATAAGGTGGATATTCTTGGTGTTTTGGAGAATTATGCCTAAATCTGTAAGACGATTTTTACAGAGGTGTTTTACGTATCTAGAAGGAGTTTTTCAACGTGTAAAGAATACCATAATGAGGGCTGTATCATGGTTAAACACTTTTAAAAATAAGGAGGACGACTAG